A segment of the Sporocytophaga myxococcoides genome:
ACTTCCCATTAGCAGAAAAGGGCTTTGATGTGAATCATTTTAATACCTCGGTTGATGGCTTGCTGAATAGCTTTACAATGGCAGAAGACTCATTATTTCTTTCTCTTAATGATTTATATTTAAAAAACTCTGATGGTTTTTTGGTAAAAAGTTTAAGTGGAAAACTAGAGATACCCGGAGATCTTATGAACGTTTATATTAATAAAATCATAACTGAGAGGTCTGAGTTTAATGGAAGTTTAGTGCTCAAATTCCCTTCCATAGAGCATCTTTCAGACTCGACTTCAGGCATTTTTACCACTACTACTTTTAACGAAGACAAAATATCAATTGAAGACATTAATTACTTCTATCCTGAAATATATTCTATCCTGGATAAAAGGAAAAAGGAAATGTTTATTCATGGCACAATTAACGGGCACTTGTCTGGGTTTTCTTTCGATAATGCATTTGTAGGCTTTGATTCTTCTAACTATTTCAAGGGGGATCTTTCCCTCTCTGGTTTACCCGACTTTAGGCAATCGGCAATAAATGCTAACATTCATAGTCTAAAGTTAGATATTCCCTGGTTTCTTTCATTTATTAAGATACCTGGAAATCAAACTTTCAATCTAAATGAACTTGGACAGTCTCATGTAAAGGGTAGTTTAAAGGGAACCTTTAAAAATCTTAAATTCAGTGGGCTGGCAATAACTAAAGCTGGTGATGTTAACGGAAATGTAAGAATTGTTTCTGATAACCAGTTGAAATTTATAGGCGCATCTGGGATACTTTCTGGAAGTGACATTCATGCTGACAGGCTTATAAAGGGGATGGATGGATTTGGAAAGTTATCAGCTCTTGCAATTTTTAATTTTGAGAATAACAATTTATTGTATCTGGAATCTGATATTAAAAAACTTGATTACAATAAAAGGACGTTAACTAACCTTTCAGTTGTTGGGTCTTTAATTGAAAATAAAGGAAGGTTTCAATTGAAGTCTTCTGGAAAATATGTACATGCAAATCTCTGGGCTGATCTGGATCTTAACCAAAACATATACAAAATTAAAGGAGCCTTAAGTGAACTTGATCTATCCTTATTAGATGAAAGTTTACAAAAAAATTATGTGGGTGGAGATCTTAATGCAGTCATTGCAGCATCAAAGTTTGATGATCTCAATGCAGAAGTAAGAATTGTAAATTTCTATGCAAAAAATACTCAATCTGAATACCATTCGGATACAGTCATAGCACAATGCAAAGGGGACAACGTTTATCGGAAAATTTCATTGCGATCTGATAGCATTGATGCTGTGGCAGAAGGAAGATTTTTAATGTCCGAGCTACCAAAGGTCTTAAGTAGGGAATATTTAAAGGAAGAGAAGAATAGTATAAATTATATTTCTGAAAATATTAAATTAAATATCTCTGCCGGAAAGGTTACTTCATTGCTTTCAATGTTCCAGAAAGATGTTTCCGCAAGTAACATTGAAATAGACGGGACTTTTGATTTTTCTAGCAAAACAGTAGCATTAAGTGGATTCGCAGAACGATTTAAATACAGTAAATACTCTTTAGAAAATCTAACCATAAATACAGAGGGAGCCTTTGATGGTCTTAGATTTGATCTTTTTGGAGACAGAATGGGGCTTTCTAATGGTATATACTTAAATAGCCCTTCAATGAGAGGTGAGATCAGAGAAAATACTACTTCATTCGTTTTGAATCTTTATGAAAATCAGTCTAACTCAGCTTTAAGTATGACTGGAATGCTTACTTTTCCAGGAGATACCATGATTTTGAATGTTCGTCACCTTGATCTCAAATTAAAAGGGGAAGAGTGGAGATCAGAAGGTAATGCAAGAGTTATGTATTATCAAAAAAGTCTTGCTATCCAAAATATTCTGTTTTCTCAGGGGGCGCAAAAGGTAAAGATACATTCACAGGATTTGCTGGGTGAGGGGGAGCTTGAGGCTCAATTATGGAATCTTAAGCTTGAACCCGTACTGTATTTTACTCCATTAAATAAGTATGCGATAAAAGGTTCTTTGAATGGAGGGCTTCAGGTAAAAGGGCTTTTTACATCACCAGCCTTTGATATAGATCTGATTATAGACAGTCTAATAGTAGGCAATACACCCGCAGGAAGATTAGCGCTTGTAGCGGCTCCAATTGGCAATGAAAGACATTCATTAAATTTTAGTTTATCAGGTAAAGAAAATAACGCTTATGTACATGGAGTAGTGAATAAGGTAACACAGTTAAGCGAAGCTACAGGAAATATAAATGTAGATATACCAAAATTGAGCTTACATTTTTTTGAGCCGTTTTTAAAGAATTATTTATTCGCTATGCATGGTTACATGTCCGGGAAAATGGTTTTTAAAGGAAAACTTTTGCGACCTGATATGAAAGGAAAAATAGCTTTTGAAGATAGAAATGTTTTGGGGCTTCATTTTACTAAAAGCAAATATGTAATAGCTAACCAAAACATATTATTTAATAATAACAGAATTATTTTTGATAATCTTGATTTCAGAGACTTTGAGGGAAATAAAGCGCGTGTTGACGGATATATTCTTCATGATTATTTTAAAAATTTTAATATCAATCTTTCTCTGGAAGCTATGAATTTTCAGGTGATGAACACTGAAAAGGTAAACCAGGCAGGCTTTTTTGGGGTTCTCTTTGCCGATATTAATATGGAACTGAAAGGGCCTGTCAATGATCTTGCAATTAATCTCAAGCTTACTACAAGGCCAAAATCAACCATAAACATCCCTCTTCAAACATCTAATTCTGAATTTAAAACGCCGAGTTATATCATTTTTGTTGGGGAAGAAGATAAGTCAGATACAACTGAAGATGAATTTCACGGAGTCCCTATAAATCTGTCAAGGTTTAAGTTTACAGGTAATCTTGCGATTACCAAAGATGCTCAGATAAATATTATTGTCGATCCCACTAATGGAGATAAAATATCAGCCAGGGGGGCTGGAAGATTTGAAGTAAAGGTAGATCAGGATAACGTTCCTGAATTGTATGGTTCTTATCAAATTCGTGAAGGTCGTTACACTTTTACTTTTGCCAGTCTTGTAAAAAAAGATTTTATAATTGAGAAAGGCAGCAGGTTATCATGGAATGGGGATATTATGGAGGGGCTTTTAAATGTTAAGGCAATTTATACTACGAAAGCATCCAGATATGATTTGATAAGCAATTATACGACTGCATTAAACGACGAATTTGTAAGGTCATCAAAAAGAAACCATCCAGTGACTGTAAAGCTTAATGTTACAGGAGAGCTTGCCGAACCTGAGCTGAGCTTTCAGATTGAAATGCCGGAAAGTAATGATCCTTTTCTTGGAAATATTATTTCACAAAGAATTAATGAAATTAATAACGATCAGCAACAATTGCAGAGGCAGGTTTTTGGATTAATTGTACTGAATAGATTTTTCCCGGAAGGTACAGGATATGTTAATTCAGGAGGAGGTATCGCAATGGAGCAAGCGAATCAAAGTGTAAGTCAGATTCTTAATTCTGAGTTAAATAAAATTGCACCCGAATCAATAGCAGGCTTTGATATTGATGTAAATATAGAAGCACTCTCCCCGGATAATCCAGGACTTGCTCAAAGTTTACAGTTTAAAGCAAGCAGGCAGATTAGTGAAAGGATTACTATTACTGCAGGTGGGAATGTTAATGTAGGCAATGTACCTAATTCAGGTCAGTTTCTTGGAGATTATACTGTCATTTATAGGTTGAATAGTTCAGGAAGTGTCAATCTGAAGTTTTTCAGTACAACTTATCAAAGCTATTATTATTACTACTATGATGATATCACAACTCGTTCGGGTGTGAGCATTCAACATAGAAAGTCTTTTAATGAATTTAAGGAGTTGTTTAAGTGATTCTTTATTTACTTTTACTAACCAGTAAAACTCCAGCAAGTACAAATGCAGTTCCTAGAATCTGAAGCAGGGTTATTTCTTCTTCCAAAAATATATTTGCAAGAATAATCGTGGAAACAGGACCGACACTGCCTATGATG
Coding sequences within it:
- a CDS encoding translocation/assembly module TamB domain-containing protein; this translates as MVLLFFLIVLSLRLPIVQQVLANKISVYFSNKTGVRASVENVYLDFTGKVVLKNVYIEDQNKDTLVFAEQVKGRLSLIKLLNKSVDINYASADNAVINVKRSSKSPIFNYQFLLDAFKNDTSNQTFGFNLNQAVLHTLSMEYDDFYSGVVFSYFLKSAKLEFNSLPVSSKNLIVTGSNIDGLFFKLDLLSKKDDSQLDTTLKKTESIYIQISDLNVRNSKFIYNNHNFPLAEKGFDVNHFNTSVDGLLNSFTMAEDSLFLSLNDLYLKNSDGFLVKSLSGKLEIPGDLMNVYINKIITERSEFNGSLVLKFPSIEHLSDSTSGIFTTTTFNEDKISIEDINYFYPEIYSILDKRKKEMFIHGTINGHLSGFSFDNAFVGFDSSNYFKGDLSLSGLPDFRQSAINANIHSLKLDIPWFLSFIKIPGNQTFNLNELGQSHVKGSLKGTFKNLKFSGLAITKAGDVNGNVRIVSDNQLKFIGASGILSGSDIHADRLIKGMDGFGKLSALAIFNFENNNLLYLESDIKKLDYNKRTLTNLSVVGSLIENKGRFQLKSSGKYVHANLWADLDLNQNIYKIKGALSELDLSLLDESLQKNYVGGDLNAVIAASKFDDLNAEVRIVNFYAKNTQSEYHSDTVIAQCKGDNVYRKISLRSDSIDAVAEGRFLMSELPKVLSREYLKEEKNSINYISENIKLNISAGKVTSLLSMFQKDVSASNIEIDGTFDFSSKTVALSGFAERFKYSKYSLENLTINTEGAFDGLRFDLFGDRMGLSNGIYLNSPSMRGEIRENTTSFVLNLYENQSNSALSMTGMLTFPGDTMILNVRHLDLKLKGEEWRSEGNARVMYYQKSLAIQNILFSQGAQKVKIHSQDLLGEGELEAQLWNLKLEPVLYFTPLNKYAIKGSLNGGLQVKGLFTSPAFDIDLIIDSLIVGNTPAGRLALVAAPIGNERHSLNFSLSGKENNAYVHGVVNKVTQLSEATGNINVDIPKLSLHFFEPFLKNYLFAMHGYMSGKMVFKGKLLRPDMKGKIAFEDRNVLGLHFTKSKYVIANQNILFNNNRIIFDNLDFRDFEGNKARVDGYILHDYFKNFNINLSLEAMNFQVMNTEKVNQAGFFGVLFADINMELKGPVNDLAINLKLTTRPKSTINIPLQTSNSEFKTPSYIIFVGEEDKSDTTEDEFHGVPINLSRFKFTGNLAITKDAQINIIVDPTNGDKISARGAGRFEVKVDQDNVPELYGSYQIREGRYTFTFASLVKKDFIIEKGSRLSWNGDIMEGLLNVKAIYTTKASRYDLISNYTTALNDEFVRSSKRNHPVTVKLNVTGELAEPELSFQIEMPESNDPFLGNIISQRINEINNDQQQLQRQVFGLIVLNRFFPEGTGYVNSGGGIAMEQANQSVSQILNSELNKIAPESIAGFDIDVNIEALSPDNPGLAQSLQFKASRQISERITITAGGNVNVGNVPNSGQFLGDYTVIYRLNSSGSVNLKFFSTTYQSYYYYYYDDITTRSGVSIQHRKSFNEFKELFK